The Desulfuromonas versatilis genome has a segment encoding these proteins:
- the thiC gene encoding phosphomethylpyrimidine synthase ThiC, with the protein MLTQIEYARQGVVTPQMAVVAENENLSAEYVRQMVAEGKVVIPWNHNRQPKAVGIGKGLRTKVNASIGTSSDIVDYDAEVRKARAAEAAGADTLMELSVGGDLDRVRREVIAAVELPVGNVPLYQAFCEAARKYGDPNKLDEELLFDLIEQQCADGMAFMAVHCGINLYTIERLKRQGYRYGGLVSKGGVSMVSWMLANGRENPLYEKFDRVVEILKRYDTVLSLGNGLRAGAIHDSSDRAQIQELLINCELAELGREMGCQMLVEGPGHVPLDEVEGNIQLQKRMSGGAPYYMLGPISTDVAPGYDHITAAIGAAQSSRYGADLICYITPAEHLALPNEQDVVEGVKAAKVAAYIGDMNKYPERGRERDKQMSKARRDLDWNRQFELALFPEDARAIRASRTPEDEQTCTMCGDFCASRGAGKLFAGDLKGDKI; encoded by the coding sequence GTGTTAACCCAGATCGAATACGCCCGCCAGGGGGTCGTCACCCCGCAGATGGCGGTGGTTGCCGAAAACGAGAACCTCAGCGCGGAATACGTCCGCCAAATGGTCGCCGAGGGGAAGGTCGTCATCCCCTGGAACCACAACCGCCAGCCCAAGGCCGTCGGCATCGGCAAGGGGCTGCGCACCAAGGTCAACGCCTCCATCGGCACCTCCTCGGACATCGTCGACTACGACGCCGAGGTGCGCAAAGCCAGGGCCGCCGAGGCGGCCGGCGCCGACACCCTGATGGAGCTTTCCGTGGGCGGGGATCTCGACCGGGTGCGCCGCGAGGTGATCGCCGCCGTCGAGCTGCCGGTGGGCAACGTGCCCCTCTATCAGGCGTTCTGCGAGGCGGCGCGCAAGTACGGCGACCCCAACAAGCTCGACGAAGAGCTGCTCTTCGACCTGATCGAACAGCAGTGCGCCGACGGCATGGCCTTCATGGCGGTGCACTGCGGCATCAACCTCTACACCATCGAGCGGCTCAAGCGCCAGGGCTACCGCTACGGCGGGCTGGTCAGCAAGGGGGGAGTGAGCATGGTCTCGTGGATGCTCGCCAACGGCCGCGAAAACCCGCTCTACGAAAAGTTCGACCGGGTGGTGGAAATCCTGAAAAGGTACGACACGGTCCTCTCCCTGGGCAACGGCCTGCGCGCCGGGGCGATCCACGACAGCTCGGACCGGGCGCAGATCCAGGAGCTGCTCATCAACTGCGAGCTGGCCGAGCTGGGGCGCGAGATGGGCTGCCAGATGCTGGTCGAGGGCCCGGGTCACGTGCCCCTCGACGAGGTCGAGGGCAACATCCAGCTGCAGAAGCGCATGAGCGGCGGCGCCCCCTACTACATGCTCGGGCCGATCTCCACCGACGTCGCCCCCGGCTACGACCACATCACCGCCGCCATCGGCGCCGCCCAGTCGAGCCGTTACGGGGCCGACCTGATCTGTTACATCACCCCCGCCGAGCACCTGGCCCTGCCCAACGAGCAGGACGTGGTCGAGGGGGTCAAGGCCGCCAAGGTCGCCGCCTACATCGGCGACATGAACAAGTACCCCGAGCGCGGCCGCGAGCGGGACAAGCAGATGAGCAAGGCGCGCCGCGACCTCGATTGGAACCGGCAGTTCGAGCTGGCCCTGTTCCCCGAGGACGCCCGGGCCATCCGCGCCAGCCGCACCCCCGAAGACGAGCAGACCTGCACCATGTGCGGCGATTTCTGCGCCTCGCGCGGCGCCGGCAAGCTCTTCGCCGGGGATCTCAAAGGCGATAAGATCTAG
- a CDS encoding sirohydrochlorin chelatase, translating into MNTAILLMGHGSRIPEANDALHAIAEMVKAQTGCPIVEVSFREQHSPNIQRGIDACVEQGAKRILLYPYFLFAGAHVLEDLPAEMEEATRRYPGLEMVLGKPLGVHRKLAEIVCERISDSLGEVGWECEAKRAAS; encoded by the coding sequence ATGAACACCGCCATCCTTCTCATGGGGCACGGCTCGCGCATCCCCGAAGCCAACGACGCCCTGCACGCCATCGCCGAGATGGTCAAGGCCCAGACCGGCTGCCCGATCGTCGAAGTCTCCTTCCGCGAGCAGCATAGCCCCAACATCCAGCGGGGCATCGACGCCTGCGTGGAGCAGGGCGCCAAGCGCATCCTGCTCTATCCCTATTTCCTGTTCGCCGGGGCCCACGTGCTTGAAGACCTGCCCGCCGAGATGGAGGAGGCGACTCGTCGCTACCCGGGCCTGGAGATGGTGCTGGGCAAGCCCCTGGGCGTGCACCGGAAGCTGGCCGAGATCGTCTGCGAGCGGATCTCCGATTCGCTGGGCGAGGTCGGCTGGGAGTGCGAGGCGAAACGGGCCGCGTCCTGA
- a CDS encoding precorrin-8X methylmutase codes for MTGTGAILNPQEIEAKSFEIIDAEVGPHGYDRRQWPVVRRIIHTTADFDFARITRFSAGAIEAGVAALRRGEKILCDTNMVKAGVNKTGLAGFGCQLDCHVADPEVARAARAEGITRSIVATRKGVAEGCGIYLIGNAPTALFELLRLAEEGSVSPSLVVGVPVGFVGAAESKEALLASGLPHISCQGRKGGSAIAATILNALMILAREA; via the coding sequence ATGACCGGTACCGGTGCTATCCTTAATCCCCAGGAAATCGAGGCGAAAAGCTTCGAAATCATCGATGCGGAAGTCGGGCCCCACGGCTACGACCGGCGGCAGTGGCCGGTGGTGCGGCGCATCATCCACACCACCGCCGATTTCGACTTTGCCCGCATCACCCGCTTTTCGGCGGGGGCCATCGAGGCGGGCGTGGCCGCCCTGCGCCGAGGCGAGAAAATCCTCTGTGACACCAACATGGTGAAGGCCGGGGTCAACAAGACCGGGCTCGCCGGCTTCGGTTGCCAACTGGACTGCCACGTCGCCGACCCCGAGGTCGCCCGGGCCGCCCGCGCCGAGGGGATCACCCGCTCTATCGTCGCCACCCGCAAGGGGGTGGCCGAGGGGTGCGGTATCTACCTGATCGGCAACGCCCCCACCGCGCTGTTCGAGTTGTTGCGACTGGCCGAAGAGGGCTCGGTGAGCCCCTCGCTGGTGGTGGGCGTGCCGGTGGGGTTTGTCGGCGCCGCCGAGTCGAAGGAGGCCCTGCTGGCCTCGGGGCTTCCCCACATCAGCTGCCAGGGGCGCAAGGGGGGCTCGGCGATTGCCGCGACCATCCTCAACGCCTTGATGATTCTGGCCCGGGAGGCCTGA
- a CDS encoding energy-coupling factor ABC transporter permease — protein MKSRTFAAMGTGALVGGSLLAPTSARAMHISEGILPAGWAIFWFVVALPFVAWGVRQVNLSKKADPSYIPLLGIFGAAVFVFSCFPIPVPVAGSTAHPAGTGISAIFLGPFASVVVAFISLLLQALFLAHGGLTTLGGNTFSMGVLGSFSGFAAFLAGRKLGLGLFWSGFLAGMAADLFTYLGTSFEMALALHGTQSFWSVLGQIYLAFMPTQIPLSILEGAVTGGILVYVQKHRPDILARLKVIGGAKP, from the coding sequence ATGAAGAGCCGTACCTTTGCCGCGATGGGAACTGGCGCGCTTGTCGGAGGCTCTCTGCTGGCTCCGACCAGCGCCCGGGCCATGCACATTTCCGAGGGGATCCTGCCGGCGGGATGGGCGATTTTCTGGTTCGTGGTGGCGCTGCCCTTCGTGGCCTGGGGCGTCCGCCAGGTCAATCTGTCCAAAAAAGCCGATCCCTCCTATATCCCCCTGTTGGGCATTTTCGGCGCGGCGGTCTTCGTCTTCAGCTGTTTTCCCATCCCCGTGCCGGTGGCCGGCAGCACCGCCCATCCGGCCGGCACCGGGATCAGCGCCATCTTTCTCGGGCCTTTCGCCAGCGTGGTGGTGGCTTTCATTTCCCTGTTGCTGCAGGCCCTGTTTCTGGCCCACGGCGGCCTGACCACCCTGGGGGGGAACACTTTCTCCATGGGGGTGCTGGGCTCCTTTTCCGGTTTCGCGGCCTTTCTGGCCGGGCGCAAACTTGGGCTCGGCTTGTTCTGGTCCGGTTTTCTCGCCGGGATGGCGGCGGATCTTTTCACCTACCTGGGGACTTCCTTCGAGATGGCCCTGGCCCTGCACGGCACCCAGTCCTTCTGGTCGGTGCTGGGGCAGATCTATCTGGCCTTCATGCCGACCCAGATCCCCCTGTCGATCCTCGAGGGGGCGGTGACCGGCGGCATCCTGGTCTACGTGCAGAAGCATCGGCCGGACATTCTGGCCCGGCTCAAGGTGATTGGGGGGGCCAAGCCATGA
- a CDS encoding cobalt transporter, whose amino-acid sequence MKRLFLILLVVGSLGWGPALAEEEKPRWPGVDETVVEKYAKDLGREARDPYINTDQGDLLLFLFALAGGIGGFIMGYYWHKVFVAGKQDPGKPE is encoded by the coding sequence ATGAAGCGCCTGTTTTTGATTCTGCTGGTTGTTGGCTCGCTCGGTTGGGGCCCGGCTCTGGCCGAGGAAGAGAAGCCCAGGTGGCCCGGGGTGGACGAAACGGTTGTGGAGAAGTACGCCAAGGACCTTGGGCGGGAAGCCCGCGACCCCTATATCAACACCGACCAGGGGGATCTGCTGCTGTTTCTGTTCGCGCTGGCCGGCGGCATCGGCGGTTTCATCATGGGCTACTACTGGCACAAGGTCTTTGTCGCCGGCAAACAAGACCCCGGCAAGCCCGAGTGA
- the cbiQ gene encoding cobalt ECF transporter T component CbiQ produces MGGAHHFIDAQGDSRRLLVVLDGRIKLVLLAAALLVNLTAGGLLVPLLLAALALVLVMAAGVRAGAFFRRMAIPALLAAVALATQLFWFREGAPLFSIPLLFTELTIHAGGVLRGLELAARILGGMGVLLFFSLTTPLPELMRAAQFFRCPPVLVELALIMYRYIFLLLEEGGRIRNAQKARLGFVGFRAGLRSSGILGGMLILRTCDRAERSFAAMRCRGYRGAPTGIAPGRLQGRDWGAFLAGLVLLGTLFAMR; encoded by the coding sequence ATGGGGGGCGCGCACCATTTCATCGACGCCCAGGGCGATAGCCGACGGCTGCTGGTGGTCCTGGACGGGCGCATCAAGCTGGTCCTGCTGGCGGCGGCCCTGCTCGTCAACCTGACCGCGGGCGGCCTGCTGGTCCCCTTGCTCCTGGCCGCACTGGCGCTGGTTCTGGTGATGGCCGCGGGGGTGCGGGCAGGCGCCTTTTTCCGGCGCATGGCGATTCCCGCCCTGTTGGCGGCGGTGGCCCTGGCGACCCAGCTGTTCTGGTTTCGCGAGGGGGCTCCGCTATTTTCCATTCCCCTGCTGTTCACCGAGTTGACCATCCATGCCGGGGGGGTGCTGCGCGGCCTGGAACTGGCCGCGCGGATCCTCGGCGGCATGGGGGTGCTGTTGTTTTTCTCGCTGACCACGCCGCTGCCGGAGCTGATGCGTGCGGCGCAGTTTTTTCGCTGCCCGCCGGTGTTGGTGGAGCTGGCGCTGATCATGTATCGCTACATCTTCCTGCTGCTCGAGGAGGGCGGGCGCATCCGCAACGCCCAAAAGGCGCGCCTGGGGTTCGTCGGTTTTCGCGCCGGCCTGCGTTCGAGCGGCATCCTTGGCGGGATGCTGATCCTGCGCACCTGCGACCGGGCCGAGCGCAGCTTTGCCGCCATGCGCTGCCGCGGCTACCGGGGGGCCCCCACCGGCATCGCCCCTGGCCGGCTACAGGGGCGCGATTGGGGGGCGTTTCTGGCGGGCCTGGTGTTGTTGGGGACGTTGTTTGCAATGCGGTAG
- a CDS encoding energy-coupling factor ABC transporter ATP-binding protein, with protein sequence MLKIENLHFTYEDGTPALNGVNLEIAAGEFLAILGANGCGKSTLIKHLNGLFRPTLGRVLLDGQPVEGLEEGDVFRKVGIVFQDPNDQLFASTVEEDVAFGPANMGLAPTEVKERVHQALHMVEMQDYARKGIHALSHGQKKRVCVAGVLAMEPQVIVLDEPTAGLDPWGVHSLMHLLEDLNKKRGITMIMATHVVDLVPLFMSKIAILSKGQVLRHGSPEQVFGDPEAMEKAQLNLPLVAELMHLLKTRDHVKLHHVPLTVGEARREILRLLSVQDVISRV encoded by the coding sequence GTGCTCAAGATCGAAAACCTCCATTTCACCTACGAAGACGGCACTCCGGCGCTCAACGGCGTCAACCTGGAGATCGCCGCCGGCGAGTTCCTGGCCATCCTCGGCGCCAACGGCTGTGGCAAGTCGACCCTGATCAAGCACCTCAACGGGCTGTTCCGCCCCACCCTCGGGCGGGTGCTGCTCGACGGCCAGCCGGTCGAGGGGCTGGAGGAGGGCGATGTTTTCCGCAAGGTCGGCATCGTTTTCCAGGACCCCAACGACCAGCTGTTCGCCTCCACCGTCGAGGAGGACGTCGCCTTTGGCCCGGCCAACATGGGGCTTGCCCCGACGGAGGTCAAGGAGCGGGTTCACCAGGCCCTGCACATGGTGGAGATGCAGGACTACGCCCGCAAGGGGATTCACGCCCTGTCCCACGGGCAGAAGAAACGGGTCTGCGTCGCCGGGGTGCTGGCCATGGAGCCCCAGGTCATCGTCCTCGACGAGCCGACCGCCGGCCTCGACCCCTGGGGGGTGCACTCGCTGATGCACCTGCTCGAGGATCTCAACAAGAAGCGGGGGATCACCATGATCATGGCCACCCACGTGGTCGACCTGGTCCCCCTGTTCATGAGCAAGATTGCCATCCTCAGCAAGGGCCAGGTGCTGCGCCACGGCTCTCCGGAGCAGGTCTTCGGCGATCCCGAGGCGATGGAGAAGGCCCAGCTCAACCTGCCGCTGGTGGCCGAACTGATGCACCTGCTCAAGACCCGCGATCACGTCAAGCTGCATCACGTCCCCCTGACCGTCGGCGAAGCCCGCCGCGAGATCCTGCGTCTGCTTTCGGTGCAGGATGTCATTTCCAGGGTCTGA
- the cbiD gene encoding cobalt-precorrin-5B (C(1))-methyltransferase CbiD encodes MPRPSLRHGYTTGACAAAAALGAALMLRDQRPVDEVELELPAGFAATFRLAGQGFDGQRAHCFVVKDAGDDPDVTHGVEVHAEVRFGSSSPQPSPPGGEGEETPEIVIQGGTGIGRVTKPGLAVPVGEWAINPVPRRMIREAVEKVFTDFALRLTLHVTISIPDGLERSRRTLNERLGIVGGLSILGTTGVVRPISHKAWTDTLEVALDVALAAGCRMVVLSTGRTSELAAQQRLQLPEEAFVMMGDHVGYALEACHRRGFAQLVLSAQFAKLVKIACGHPQTHVSSSSLDLRYLAGWARAVGLDEAAAKTIECANTAREVFERLEQYPGLVEEVARQALLRCGERAPGAALSIMLVGYDARPAGLFGDWPGAPAGEGKG; translated from the coding sequence ATGCCCCGCCCTTCTCTGCGTCATGGCTACACCACCGGCGCCTGCGCGGCTGCCGCGGCCCTCGGCGCGGCATTGATGCTGCGCGACCAGCGCCCGGTTGACGAGGTCGAGCTGGAGCTGCCCGCAGGCTTTGCCGCCACCTTCCGCCTTGCGGGGCAGGGCTTCGACGGACAACGGGCCCATTGCTTCGTGGTCAAGGACGCCGGCGACGACCCGGATGTGACCCACGGGGTCGAAGTGCATGCCGAGGTGAGGTTTGGTTCCTCCTCACCCCAACCCTCTCCCCCGGGGGGAGAGGGGGAGGAAACGCCGGAGATTGTAATCCAGGGCGGCACCGGCATCGGCCGGGTCACCAAGCCCGGGCTGGCTGTGCCGGTGGGCGAATGGGCGATCAACCCCGTGCCGCGCCGGATGATCCGTGAAGCCGTGGAGAAGGTTTTCACGGATTTCGCCTTACGCCTTACGCTTCACGTGACCATCTCCATCCCCGACGGCCTGGAGCGCTCGCGGCGCACCCTCAACGAGCGCCTGGGGATCGTCGGCGGGCTTTCCATTCTCGGCACCACCGGGGTGGTGCGGCCGATCTCCCACAAGGCCTGGACCGATACCCTGGAGGTCGCCCTCGATGTGGCCCTGGCCGCCGGGTGCCGTATGGTCGTGCTTTCCACCGGGCGCACCAGCGAGCTGGCCGCCCAGCAGCGGCTCCAGCTGCCCGAAGAGGCCTTCGTGATGATGGGCGACCACGTCGGTTACGCCCTCGAGGCCTGCCACCGGCGCGGCTTTGCGCAACTGGTGCTCAGCGCCCAGTTCGCCAAGCTGGTCAAGATAGCCTGCGGCCACCCCCAGACCCACGTCAGTTCGTCCAGCCTCGATCTCAGGTATCTGGCGGGCTGGGCGCGGGCCGTCGGCCTTGACGAGGCGGCGGCGAAAACGATAGAGTGTGCCAACACTGCCCGGGAGGTTTTCGAGCGGCTCGAGCAGTACCCGGGGCTGGTCGAGGAGGTGGCCCGCCAGGCGCTGCTGCGCTGCGGCGAACGGGCTCCCGGGGCGGCGCTTTCGATAATGCTGGTCGGGTACGACGCCAGGCCCGCCGGGCTTTTTGGAGATTGGCCGGGTGCACCGGCCGGGGAGGGTAAGGGATGA
- the cbiE gene encoding precorrin-6y C5,15-methyltransferase (decarboxylating) subunit CbiE has product MNKIYVIGAGVEGQEGFSGRALELIQRAGILLAGERQLELFPEFAGEKMVIGSNLGQVVERLKKRDKLAVVLASGDPLFFGIGRYLLRNLPEEDLEFVPNVSSVQYAFAKVKIPWDDAVFVSAHGRGIKGAVDRIVANDKAAVLTDEVNTPAAIAAEMIERGRDGYGAWLCENLGTVEEKITNTDLRGLLEIEAAPLNVLILIKEFETEGDEYVPTLGIPDEEFATIKKLITKEEVRVITLAKLKLRHDMTLWDLGAGSGSVSIEADHLLPNGRVFAVERNPQCVGFIKENLNKFNARHVTLVEGEAPDCLETLPDPDRVFIGGSGGNLFDILEAVDNRLPAEGRIVLNAVTLDTLMAANEFFENAGYQVEVTTVNIARTRPLTDYKMFEAYNPVYVVVAVKE; this is encoded by the coding sequence ATGAACAAGATTTACGTCATCGGCGCCGGGGTCGAAGGGCAGGAGGGCTTCAGCGGCCGGGCCCTGGAGCTGATCCAGCGGGCCGGGATTCTGCTGGCCGGCGAGCGCCAGCTCGAGCTGTTCCCCGAATTCGCCGGCGAGAAAATGGTGATCGGCAGCAACCTGGGCCAGGTGGTCGAGCGGCTCAAGAAGCGGGACAAGCTGGCGGTGGTGCTGGCCTCGGGCGATCCGCTGTTCTTCGGCATCGGCCGCTACCTGCTGCGCAACCTGCCCGAAGAGGACCTGGAGTTCGTCCCCAACGTCAGCTCGGTGCAGTACGCCTTCGCCAAGGTCAAGATCCCCTGGGACGACGCGGTGTTCGTCTCGGCTCACGGCCGCGGCATCAAGGGGGCCGTCGATCGCATCGTCGCCAACGACAAGGCGGCGGTGCTCACCGACGAGGTCAACACCCCCGCGGCCATCGCCGCGGAGATGATCGAGCGGGGCCGTGACGGCTACGGCGCCTGGCTCTGCGAAAACCTCGGCACCGTCGAGGAGAAGATCACCAACACCGACCTGCGCGGCCTGCTCGAGATCGAGGCGGCGCCGCTCAACGTGCTGATCCTGATCAAGGAGTTCGAAACCGAAGGGGACGAGTACGTTCCGACCCTGGGGATTCCCGACGAAGAATTTGCCACCATCAAGAAGCTGATCACCAAGGAGGAGGTGCGGGTCATCACCCTGGCCAAGCTCAAGTTGCGCCACGACATGACCCTCTGGGACCTCGGCGCCGGTTCGGGCTCGGTGAGCATCGAGGCCGATCACCTGCTGCCCAACGGCCGGGTCTTCGCCGTCGAGCGCAACCCCCAGTGCGTCGGCTTCATCAAGGAGAACCTCAACAAGTTCAACGCCCGCCACGTCACCCTGGTGGAGGGAGAGGCGCCGGACTGCCTCGAGACGCTGCCCGACCCCGACCGCGTGTTCATCGGCGGCTCGGGGGGCAACCTCTTCGACATTCTCGAAGCCGTCGACAACCGGTTGCCAGCCGAGGGGCGCATCGTCCTCAACGCCGTCACCCTCGACACCCTGATGGCGGCCAACGAGTTCTTCGAGAACGCCGGCTACCAGGTGGAGGTGACCACCGTCAACATCGCCCGCACCCGGCCGCTGACTGACTACAAGATGTTCGAGGCCTACAACCCGGTCTACGTGGTGGTGGCGGTCAAGGAATAG
- the cobI gene encoding precorrin-2 C(20)-methyltransferase produces MQARVIAVGVGPGDPELLTLKGARLIREADVVVTPVSDPGKSSIARSIIEGLLDPQRQQLVTQVFPMRRDQSGLEEDWVRSAHEVAGFVQQGKTVAFVTIGDPFLYSTFLYLYHQLQKFHPAIEVEIVSGVSSINTAAALAGLPLGLSDERLAVLPATYEEQKLVQTLEQFDTIVLMKVHRVFGRIRTLLAELGLKEQAVYVKRVGLPGEAVFHDLDQVGEEDLNYLSMVIVKK; encoded by the coding sequence ATGCAAGCTCGTGTCATTGCCGTCGGGGTTGGTCCCGGCGATCCTGAACTGCTGACCCTGAAGGGGGCTCGGCTGATCCGCGAAGCGGATGTGGTCGTCACCCCGGTCAGCGACCCCGGCAAATCATCCATCGCCCGCTCGATCATCGAGGGGCTGCTCGACCCCCAGCGCCAGCAGCTGGTCACCCAGGTGTTCCCCATGCGCCGCGACCAGTCGGGCCTCGAGGAGGACTGGGTGCGCTCGGCCCACGAGGTCGCCGGGTTCGTCCAGCAGGGCAAGACCGTCGCCTTCGTCACCATCGGCGACCCCTTTCTCTACAGCACCTTTCTCTATCTCTACCATCAGCTGCAGAAGTTCCATCCCGCGATTGAGGTGGAGATCGTCTCCGGGGTCTCCTCCATCAACACTGCCGCGGCCCTGGCCGGGCTTCCCCTGGGGCTTTCCGACGAGCGCCTGGCGGTGCTGCCGGCCACCTACGAGGAGCAGAAGCTGGTGCAGACCCTCGAGCAGTTCGACACCATCGTGCTGATGAAGGTGCACCGGGTGTTCGGGCGCATCCGCACCCTGCTTGCCGAGCTCGGCCTCAAGGAGCAGGCGGTCTACGTCAAGCGGGTGGGTCTGCCGGGCGAGGCGGTGTTCCACGACCTCGACCAGGTCGGCGAGGAAGATCTCAACTACCTTTCCATGGTCATCGTTAAAAAGTGA
- the cobM gene encoding precorrin-4 C(11)-methyltransferase, which translates to MRSEEQVVFVGAGPGDPELITVKGLKALQAADLVIYAGSLVNKALLAELKPGAEAHDSAPLTLEQVIALMTEAVAAGRRVVRLHTGDPAVYGAIQEQMEALDALGIGYRVIPGVTAAFAAAASLKQELTLPEVSQTVVLTRVEGRTPVPEKERLQRIASLGATVALYLSVSMMDKVVAELLAGGVYTTRTPAAVVSKASWEDERIVEGTLGDIAEKIKEAGISRQALILVGEVLGAREKGVPEKSKLYDKEFFHGFRIKA; encoded by the coding sequence GTGAGGAGTGAGGAGCAGGTGGTCTTTGTCGGGGCCGGCCCGGGCGACCCGGAGCTGATCACCGTCAAGGGGCTGAAGGCCCTGCAGGCCGCCGACCTGGTGATTTACGCCGGTTCGCTGGTCAACAAAGCCCTACTGGCCGAATTGAAGCCGGGCGCCGAGGCCCACGACAGCGCTCCGCTGACCCTCGAACAGGTCATCGCGCTGATGACCGAGGCGGTGGCCGCCGGCCGCCGGGTGGTGCGCCTGCACACCGGCGACCCGGCGGTTTACGGGGCGATCCAGGAGCAGATGGAGGCCCTCGACGCCCTGGGCATCGGCTACCGGGTCATCCCCGGGGTGACCGCGGCCTTTGCCGCCGCGGCCAGCCTGAAGCAGGAGCTGACCCTTCCGGAAGTTTCGCAGACGGTGGTGCTGACCCGGGTCGAGGGGCGCACCCCGGTTCCGGAGAAGGAGCGGCTGCAGCGCATCGCCTCGCTGGGCGCCACCGTGGCCCTCTACCTGTCGGTGTCGATGATGGACAAGGTGGTCGCCGAACTGCTCGCCGGCGGCGTCTACACTACCCGGACCCCGGCGGCGGTGGTCAGCAAGGCCAGCTGGGAGGACGAGCGGATCGTCGAAGGGACCCTGGGCGATATCGCCGAAAAGATCAAAGAGGCCGGCATCAGCCGCCAGGCCCTGATTCTGGTGGGCGAGGTGCTGGGTGCCCGGGAGAAGGGGGTGCCCGAGAAGTCGAAGCTCTACGACAAGGAATTCTTTCACGGTTTCCGGATCAAAGCCTGA
- a CDS encoding cobalt-precorrin 5A hydrolase yields the protein MELAIIAITPGGARLARRLGAESNEVDVYLPARYRESDGCRYFAEPVAELLPQLFNRYRGLVCIMATGIVVRVLAPHLRGKQADPAVVVMDEAGRFAISLLSGHLGGANELAHELAELTGGQAVVTTATDVNGLPAWDDVARQAGLGIEPVEHIRHLNSLLLEGKKIALVDRDGLVAGFFEDVPGVRVFGNFAEAMQSGSDGMVFVTHRHLPGLDKQPNLLVLRPRDLVVGIGCNRGTSLEEIEAVVTAELEKAFLSFASIACLATITDKADEQGLHLFARRHGLSVEYHVAEDLNRVELASEISEHALAAVGAKGVCEPAAILSAGGGVLLVKKKKSGNVTVAVAQKQ from the coding sequence ATGGAACTTGCCATCATCGCCATAACCCCGGGAGGGGCGCGGCTGGCCCGCCGGCTCGGCGCCGAATCCAACGAGGTCGACGTCTACCTCCCCGCCCGCTATCGCGAATCGGACGGCTGCCGTTATTTCGCCGAACCGGTGGCCGAACTGCTCCCTCAACTGTTCAACCGCTACCGGGGCCTGGTCTGCATCATGGCCACGGGGATCGTGGTAAGGGTGCTGGCGCCGCATCTGCGGGGCAAGCAGGCCGACCCTGCGGTGGTGGTGATGGATGAGGCGGGGCGGTTCGCCATCAGCCTGCTCTCCGGGCATCTGGGCGGCGCCAACGAACTGGCTCACGAGCTTGCCGAACTGACCGGTGGGCAGGCGGTGGTGACCACCGCCACCGATGTCAACGGTCTGCCCGCCTGGGACGACGTGGCCCGCCAGGCTGGGCTCGGCATCGAGCCGGTGGAGCATATTCGCCATCTCAACAGCCTGCTGCTCGAAGGCAAAAAGATCGCCCTGGTCGACCGGGACGGATTGGTCGCCGGGTTTTTCGAAGATGTGCCGGGGGTCCGGGTGTTCGGCAATTTCGCCGAGGCCATGCAATCGGGCAGCGACGGAATGGTGTTCGTCACCCACCGCCACCTGCCGGGGCTGGATAAGCAGCCGAACCTGCTGGTGCTGCGCCCCCGCGACCTGGTGGTGGGCATCGGCTGCAACCGCGGCACCAGCCTCGAGGAGATCGAGGCGGTGGTGACCGCGGAACTGGAAAAGGCCTTTCTCAGCTTCGCCAGCATCGCCTGCCTGGCCACCATCACCGACAAGGCCGACGAGCAGGGCCTGCACCTGTTCGCCCGCCGCCACGGCCTGAGCGTCGAATACCATGTCGCCGAGGATCTCAACCGGGTCGAACTGGCCAGCGAGATCTCCGAGCACGCCCTGGCCGCGGTGGGGGCCAAGGGGGTCTGCGAACCGGCGGCCATCCTCTCCGCCGGCGGCGGAGTGCTGCTGGTCAAGAAAAAGAAGTCCGGCAACGTTACGGTGGCGGTGGCTCAAAAACAGTAA